A stretch of the Mycobacteriales bacterium genome encodes the following:
- a CDS encoding Na+/H+ antiporter — protein sequence MIEHQVAFVLAAVGVVVLGSLVARRLRIPVPVVLVLAGLAYAALPGRNVGLEPDLVLAVIIPPLLYSAAIEASLVDIRASRRPVASLSVGLVLATAFTVGGLLQLIVPGLPFAAALALGAAVAPPDPVAALGVARRAGLPPRLMTLVEGEGLLNDATALTVYQVAVASVAGAGFSLLHASGQFALAALGGIAVGLLIAWLSRQLYRRLDDSLLETVVSLATPFAAYLAAEEVHASGVLAVVVAGLLISHSSPTVISAATRLQALSVWRLVALLLEGLVFLLIGQQVPVVLGGLDDITPGRTVLACVLTLAGVLLVRPLWLYLLVHLPGRMLGENAAALGGRELIALSWAGTRGVITLAAAFALPLTTGDGRPLPGRELMLLCAYLVVLVTLVGQGLTLGPILRLLGLRDDRAGRLRARGEARVAAAEAALRQLDDLSAGADFDADVLERVRQDNERRLHRRKERLRLLDRADVDEADGVGPGLEVAELRRAMIEAERRELLRRRDSGQLRDADLRTLQRELDHEERLLSRSEPS from the coding sequence GTGATCGAGCACCAGGTGGCCTTCGTGCTCGCCGCGGTCGGGGTGGTCGTCCTCGGCTCGCTGGTGGCCCGGCGGCTGCGCATCCCGGTGCCGGTGGTGCTCGTGCTGGCCGGCCTGGCGTACGCGGCGCTGCCCGGGCGCAACGTCGGCCTCGAACCGGACCTGGTGCTGGCGGTGATCATCCCGCCGCTCCTCTACTCCGCCGCGATCGAGGCCAGCCTGGTCGACATCCGGGCCAGCCGCCGGCCGGTGGCCTCGCTCTCGGTCGGGCTGGTGCTGGCGACGGCGTTCACGGTCGGCGGGCTGCTGCAGCTGATCGTGCCGGGGCTGCCGTTCGCGGCCGCGCTGGCGCTGGGCGCGGCGGTGGCGCCGCCGGACCCGGTGGCCGCGCTCGGGGTGGCCCGCCGGGCCGGCCTGCCGCCGCGGCTGATGACGCTGGTCGAGGGCGAAGGGCTGCTCAACGACGCGACCGCGCTGACCGTCTACCAGGTCGCGGTCGCCTCGGTGGCCGGCGCCGGATTCTCCCTGCTGCATGCGTCCGGGCAGTTCGCGCTGGCGGCGCTGGGCGGGATCGCGGTCGGGTTGCTGATCGCCTGGCTGTCCCGGCAGCTCTACCGGCGGCTGGACGACTCGCTGCTGGAGACGGTGGTGTCGCTGGCGACGCCGTTCGCGGCGTACCTGGCCGCCGAGGAGGTGCACGCGTCCGGCGTGCTCGCGGTCGTGGTGGCCGGGCTCCTGATCAGCCACTCCTCGCCCACGGTGATCTCGGCCGCGACCCGGCTGCAGGCGCTGTCGGTCTGGCGACTGGTCGCGCTGCTGCTGGAGGGCCTGGTCTTCCTGCTCATCGGCCAGCAGGTGCCGGTCGTGCTGGGCGGGCTGGACGACATCACCCCGGGCCGTACGGTGCTGGCCTGCGTACTGACCCTGGCCGGGGTGCTGCTGGTCCGGCCGCTCTGGCTCTACCTGCTCGTGCACCTGCCCGGCCGGATGCTCGGGGAGAACGCGGCGGCCCTCGGCGGCCGCGAGCTGATCGCGCTGTCCTGGGCCGGCACCCGCGGGGTGATCACGCTGGCGGCGGCGTTCGCGCTGCCGCTGACGACCGGGGACGGGCGGCCGCTGCCGGGGCGGGAGCTGATGCTGCTGTGCGCGTACCTGGTCGTGCTGGTGACGCTGGTCGGGCAGGGGCTGACGCTCGGGCCGATCCTGCGACTGCTGGGGTTGCGCGACGACCGGGCCGGGCGGCTGCGGGCCCGCGGCGAGGCCCGGGTCGCCGCGGCCGAGGCGGCGCTGCGGCAGCTGGACGACCTGTCCGCCGGCGCGGACTTCGACGCCGACGTGCTGGAGCGGGTGCGGCAGGACAACGAGCGGCGGCTGCACCGGCGCAAGGAGCGGCTGCGGCTGCTGGACCGGGCCGACGTCGACGAGGCCGACGGCGTCGGCCCGGGCCTGGAGGTGGCGGAGCTGCGCCGGGCCATGATCGAGGCCGAACGGCGGGAGCTGCTGCGCCGCCGCGACTCCGGGCAGCTGCGGGACGCCGACCTGCGCACGCTGCAGCGGGAGCTGGATCACGAGGAGCGGCTGCTGTCCCGCAGCGAGCCCTCCTGA
- a CDS encoding lysylphosphatidylglycerol synthase domain-containing protein, producing the protein MVLTAPAPTVTRPVPRPRRAPRPGSRPGPRPGPGVGPALVPALVPGVVPGVGSVSGSVAGTAAGRGFGSGVRAGGWARASKWVAGGVLVAAVTMLVLQLRDAELDAAFAAVDPVALAGAFGWFALSLVAAAYTVTGFSPLPLRFGQTLLAQLAVGGLRLVMPSAAGMPAVIVRYLTRSGAGVADAAATVAAGQAAQLVATVAVVAALGAGSAAGPSLPSGTIVLVVLAVLAVLVLAGWIAARVSARVRAVLAATWRGQLALAAHARRHPGRVAGGLAASAALTLFHVLAFAACVSAAGGSLPLVTLAAIYLGAATAGSLIPTPGGIGPVEAALVAGLTAAGMPLPAATAAALLSRLVSVWLPAVPGLVAAGVLRRRALL; encoded by the coding sequence ATGGTCCTCACCGCCCCCGCGCCCACGGTCACCCGGCCCGTTCCCCGGCCGAGGCGCGCCCCGCGACCCGGATCGCGGCCCGGGCCGCGCCCCGGTCCGGGCGTCGGCCCGGCCCTCGTTCCGGCCCTCGTTCCGGGCGTCGTTCCGGGCGTCGGGTCGGTCTCCGGGTCGGTCGCCGGGACGGCGGCCGGGCGGGGCTTCGGGTCGGGCGTCCGGGCCGGAGGGTGGGCGCGGGCGTCGAAGTGGGTGGCCGGGGGCGTGCTGGTCGCCGCGGTGACCATGCTCGTGCTGCAGTTGCGGGACGCCGAGCTGGACGCCGCGTTCGCCGCGGTGGACCCGGTCGCGCTGGCCGGCGCGTTCGGCTGGTTCGCGCTGTCGCTGGTTGCCGCCGCGTACACGGTGACCGGGTTCTCCCCGCTGCCGCTGCGGTTCGGGCAGACGCTGCTGGCCCAGCTCGCGGTCGGCGGGCTGCGGCTGGTGATGCCCTCGGCGGCCGGGATGCCGGCGGTGATCGTGCGCTACCTCACCCGGTCCGGGGCCGGCGTCGCCGACGCGGCCGCCACCGTCGCCGCGGGCCAGGCCGCGCAGCTGGTCGCGACCGTGGCCGTGGTCGCCGCGCTCGGAGCCGGCTCGGCCGCCGGGCCCTCGCTGCCCAGCGGCACGATCGTCCTGGTCGTCCTGGCCGTGCTGGCCGTGCTCGTCCTGGCCGGCTGGATCGCGGCCCGGGTCAGCGCCCGGGTCCGGGCCGTACTGGCCGCGACCTGGCGCGGGCAGCTCGCGCTGGCCGCGCACGCCCGCCGGCACCCCGGGCGGGTCGCGGGCGGGCTGGCCGCCTCGGCCGCGCTCACCCTGTTCCACGTGCTCGCGTTCGCGGCCTGCGTCTCGGCCGCGGGCGGTTCGCTGCCGCTGGTCACGCTGGCCGCGATCTACCTGGGCGCGGCCACCGCCGGGTCGCTGATCCCGACCCCGGGCGGCATCGGCCCGGTCGAGGCGGCGCTGGTCGCGGGGCTCACCGCGGCCGGCATGCCGCTGCCGGCCGCAACCGCCGCGGCGCTGCTGTCCCGGCTGGTCTCGGTCTGGCTGCCGGCCGTGCCGGGGCTGGTCGCCGCCGGCGTACTCCGCCGCCGCGCCCTGCTCTAG